A genome region from Bradyrhizobium commune includes the following:
- a CDS encoding PDR/VanB family oxidoreductase: MSARPITTIKTIVAGIEEAGADIKLFTLTDPDQWELPPFKPGAHIDLHLPNGLVRTYSLCNEPADNTRYVIAVKREADGRGGSRALHDEIRVGDVIGVSLPRGGLDPGAGIARHVFVAGGIGVTPFLSMARHLTRTGQADFTLHLMVREEVPLAAHLASLIDAGRVVVHRTSRTGRPDLASLVGDAEAETLVACCGPESMTDDFERVTSAWPAANIHIERFVAPPRAIDPDAKPFTVTLARSGMEIQVRAGQTMLAALQEGGIDIATSCCGGICGACKVGWLEGKPVHRDRILSPYERERYLMVCVAGSDAERLVLDL, translated from the coding sequence ATGAGCGCACGCCCGATCACGACGATCAAGACGATCGTCGCCGGCATCGAGGAGGCCGGTGCAGACATCAAGCTGTTCACGCTGACCGATCCCGACCAGTGGGAATTGCCGCCGTTCAAGCCCGGGGCGCATATCGATCTGCATCTGCCGAACGGACTCGTCCGCACCTATTCGCTATGTAACGAGCCCGCCGACAACACGCGCTATGTCATCGCGGTCAAGCGCGAGGCTGATGGGCGCGGCGGCTCGCGCGCACTACACGATGAGATCAGGGTTGGCGATGTCATCGGCGTCTCGCTGCCGCGCGGGGGGCTCGACCCGGGTGCCGGTATCGCGCGCCACGTGTTCGTCGCTGGCGGCATCGGCGTGACGCCGTTCCTGTCGATGGCGCGGCACCTTACGCGAACGGGGCAGGCCGACTTCACGCTGCATCTGATGGTGCGGGAGGAGGTGCCGCTTGCTGCGCATCTGGCCTCGCTGATCGATGCCGGTCGCGTCGTCGTCCATCGTACGTCCCGGACGGGGCGCCCTGATCTCGCCTCGCTGGTTGGTGATGCCGAGGCGGAAACCCTGGTCGCCTGCTGCGGCCCAGAGAGCATGACCGACGACTTTGAGCGGGTGACCTCCGCCTGGCCCGCGGCCAATATTCACATCGAGCGTTTCGTCGCGCCGCCGCGCGCCATCGATCCCGACGCAAAGCCGTTCACGGTGACGCTGGCGCGCTCGGGCATGGAGATCCAGGTGCGTGCCGGCCAGACCATGCTGGCCGCCTTGCAGGAAGGCGGCATCGATATCGCCACGTCGTGCTGCGGGGGCATCTGCGGCGCCTGCAAGGTCGGATGGCTCGAGGGCAAGCCCGTGCACCGCGACCGGATCCTCTCGCCCTATGAACGCGAACGCTATCTCATGGTCTGCGTCGCAGGATCGGACGCGGAGCGCCTGGTGCTGGACCTCTGA
- a CDS encoding iron-sulfur cluster assembly scaffold protein, whose product MLNDIYNKRIIELAGNIPRLGRLPDPDATATAHSKLCGSTVKIDLKMDGDTVTDFAHDVKACALGQASSSIMASHVVGSTASELRELRETVRKMLKENGAPPQGKWEEIKFLEPVRDYKARHASTLLTFDAVVDAIGQIEARAKQPADAQG is encoded by the coding sequence ATGCTGAACGACATCTATAACAAGCGGATCATTGAGCTGGCCGGGAATATTCCGCGCCTCGGGCGGCTGCCCGACCCCGATGCAACCGCCACCGCCCATTCCAAGTTGTGCGGCTCGACCGTGAAGATCGACCTCAAGATGGATGGCGACACCGTCACCGACTTCGCGCATGACGTGAAGGCCTGCGCGCTCGGGCAAGCGTCTTCATCCATTATGGCAAGTCACGTCGTTGGCTCGACCGCGAGCGAACTCCGTGAGTTACGCGAAACCGTTCGCAAGATGCTCAAGGAGAACGGCGCGCCTCCTCAAGGAAAATGGGAAGAGATCAAATTCCTCGAGCCGGTCCGCGACTACAAGGCGCGCCACGCCTCGACGCTTCTGACCTTCGATGCCGTGGTCGACGCGATCGGCCAGATCGAGGCGAGGGCCAAGCAGCCGGCCGACGCGCAGGGCTGA
- a CDS encoding APC family permease, which translates to MTASDAGTAPWTGRLTGGGSGISVLVATAIVVADMIGVGVFTSLGFQVKDIPSGFAILALWTVGGIVALCGVFSYSELGAMFPRSSGEYNFLSRAYHPAFGFLAGWVSATVGFAAPVALAAMAFGEYAKSVVPDLPSIPLAIGMVWLVSIVQLTGVRHSSTFQLISTILKVVLIVAFLVAGFVIGTPQPISFAPQAGDLAHIVSAPFAIGLVFVMYSFSGWNAATYIIGEMNTPQQSLPRALLAGTLIVLVLYVALNAVFLYSTPVSALAGQLDVASVAGTAIFGGIGGRIVAAMICVGLISSISAMMWIGPRVMMTMGEDIPALRVFSKRSTSGAPAYAILFQLAVANLLLFTRSFEAVLDFIQFALLFCSFFTVAGVIKLRITDPDLPRPYRAWGYPFTPLIFLLVTASMMYYLLTERPVQSLSGMLVMLSGLLIYAVFRRRPVAAASSHRE; encoded by the coding sequence ATGACGGCATCAGACGCGGGAACCGCGCCCTGGACTGGCCGGCTGACCGGAGGCGGGTCGGGGATTTCCGTTCTGGTCGCGACCGCCATCGTCGTTGCCGACATGATCGGGGTCGGCGTCTTCACCAGCCTCGGCTTCCAGGTCAAGGACATCCCGTCAGGCTTCGCGATCCTCGCGCTGTGGACGGTCGGCGGCATCGTCGCGCTTTGCGGCGTGTTCTCCTACAGCGAGCTGGGGGCGATGTTTCCGCGCTCGAGCGGCGAGTACAATTTCCTCAGTCGTGCCTACCATCCCGCCTTCGGCTTTCTCGCCGGCTGGGTCTCGGCGACGGTGGGCTTCGCGGCACCGGTCGCGCTCGCCGCCATGGCCTTCGGCGAATACGCCAAGTCCGTCGTTCCCGATCTGCCGTCGATCCCGCTCGCCATTGGCATGGTCTGGCTGGTCTCGATTGTGCAGCTGACGGGCGTCAGGCATTCCTCGACCTTCCAGCTGATCTCGACCATCCTCAAGGTGGTGCTGATCGTCGCTTTCCTGGTCGCCGGCTTCGTGATCGGCACGCCGCAGCCGATCTCGTTTGCACCACAAGCTGGCGATCTCGCCCATATCGTCAGCGCGCCCTTCGCGATCGGGCTCGTCTTTGTGATGTACTCGTTCTCGGGGTGGAACGCCGCGACCTACATCATCGGCGAGATGAACACGCCGCAGCAGAGCCTGCCGCGGGCGCTGCTCGCGGGCACGCTGATCGTGCTGGTGCTCTATGTCGCACTCAATGCGGTGTTCCTGTACTCCACGCCGGTCAGCGCGCTGGCCGGCCAGCTCGACGTCGCCAGCGTCGCCGGCACGGCCATTTTCGGCGGGATCGGCGGCCGGATCGTCGCCGCCATGATCTGCGTCGGTCTGATCTCCTCGATCAGCGCGATGATGTGGATCGGGCCGCGCGTGATGATGACGATGGGAGAGGACATCCCCGCCTTGCGGGTGTTCTCGAAGAGATCGACCAGCGGCGCACCGGCCTATGCCATCCTGTTTCAGCTCGCGGTCGCCAATTTGCTGCTGTTCACGCGCAGTTTCGAGGCGGTGCTCGACTTCATTCAGTTCGCGCTGCTGTTCTGCTCGTTCTTCACGGTCGCCGGCGTCATCAAGCTGCGCATCACCGATCCCGACCTGCCGCGGCCCTATCGCGCCTGGGGATACCCGTTCACGCCGCTCATTTTCCTGCTCGTGACCGCGTCCATGATGTATTACCTCTTGACCGAGCGGCCGGTGCAGTCGCTGTCGGGGATGCTCGTCATGCTCTCGGGCCTGTTGATTTATGCTGTTTTCCGCAGGCGGCCGGTCGCCGCTGCCTCATCACATCGCGAATAG
- the thrS gene encoding threonine--tRNA ligase, whose protein sequence is MSDDRKSESGFQYSLSNLKPVTPSPKVTLTFPDGAQRQYDKSITGLDIAKGISPSLAKRTVAMALDGELADLNDPIEADAKIELVNRDDPRALELIRHDCAHVLAEAVQSLWPGTQVTIGPVIENGFYYDFFRNEPFTPEDFAAIEKKMREIIARDKPFTKEVWDREKTKQVFRDKGEAFKVELVDAIPGNEPIKIYYQGDWFDLCRGPHMTSTGKVGNAFRLMKVAGAYWRGDSNNPMLTRIYGTAFAKQEDLDAYLKQIEEAEKRDHRKLGRELDLFHFQEEGPGVVFWHPKGWTIFQQLIAYMRRRLTGDYNEVNAPQILDKSLWETSGHWGWYRENMFAAQSAGDEAEDKRWFALKPMNCPGHVQIFKHGLKSYRDLPLRLAEFGVVHRYEPSGAMHGLMRVRGFTQDDAHIFCTEDQLADECLKINDLILSTYADFGFTGDLTVKLSTRPDKRVGTDAMWDHAERVMATVLREIQAQNNHIKTEINPGEGAFYGPKFEYVLRDAIGRDWQCGTTQVDFNLPERFGAFYIDHDGGKKPPVMVHRAICGSMERYIGILIEHYAGNFPLWLSPVQAVVTTITSEGDEYAKQVLEQARRAGLRVEIDLRNEKINYKVREHSLAKIPALLVVGKKEAETHSVSVRRLGSDGQKVMTTAEAIAALVDEATPPDVRRARGAA, encoded by the coding sequence ATGTCCGATGACCGCAAGTCCGAATCCGGCTTCCAATACAGCCTCAGCAATCTGAAGCCCGTGACCCCCTCCCCCAAAGTTACCCTCACCTTCCCCGACGGCGCCCAGCGCCAGTATGACAAGAGCATCACCGGCCTCGACATCGCCAAGGGCATTTCGCCGTCGCTGGCCAAGCGCACGGTCGCGATGGCGCTCGACGGCGAGCTTGCCGATCTCAACGATCCGATCGAGGCCGATGCGAAGATCGAGCTGGTCAACCGCGACGATCCGCGCGCGCTTGAGCTGATCCGCCACGATTGCGCCCACGTGCTGGCGGAGGCCGTGCAATCGCTGTGGCCGGGCACCCAGGTGACCATCGGCCCGGTGATCGAGAACGGCTTCTATTACGACTTCTTCCGCAACGAGCCGTTCACGCCGGAAGACTTCGCCGCGATCGAGAAGAAGATGCGCGAGATCATCGCGCGCGACAAGCCTTTCACCAAGGAAGTCTGGGATCGCGAAAAGACAAAGCAGGTGTTCCGCGACAAGGGCGAGGCCTTCAAGGTCGAGCTGGTCGACGCCATTCCCGGCAACGAGCCGATCAAGATCTACTACCAGGGCGACTGGTTCGACCTGTGCCGCGGCCCGCACATGACCTCGACCGGCAAGGTCGGCAACGCCTTCAGGCTGATGAAGGTGGCCGGCGCCTATTGGCGCGGCGACAGCAACAACCCGATGCTGACCCGCATCTACGGCACCGCCTTCGCCAAGCAGGAGGACCTCGACGCTTACCTCAAGCAGATCGAGGAAGCCGAGAAGCGCGACCATCGCAAGCTCGGACGCGAGCTCGACCTCTTCCACTTCCAGGAGGAAGGTCCCGGCGTCGTGTTCTGGCATCCCAAGGGCTGGACCATCTTCCAGCAGCTGATCGCCTATATGCGCCGCCGCTTGACCGGCGACTACAACGAGGTCAACGCGCCGCAGATCCTCGACAAGTCCTTGTGGGAGACCTCCGGCCATTGGGGCTGGTACCGCGAAAACATGTTCGCGGCACAGTCGGCCGGCGACGAGGCCGAGGACAAGCGCTGGTTTGCGCTGAAGCCGATGAACTGCCCCGGTCACGTCCAGATCTTCAAGCACGGCCTGAAGAGCTACCGCGACCTGCCCTTGCGCCTGGCCGAGTTCGGCGTGGTGCATCGCTATGAGCCGTCCGGCGCCATGCACGGCCTGATGCGCGTGCGCGGCTTCACCCAGGACGACGCGCACATCTTCTGCACCGAGGATCAGCTTGCCGACGAGTGCCTGAAGATCAACGACCTCATCCTGTCGACCTATGCCGATTTCGGCTTCACCGGCGATCTCACGGTGAAGCTGTCGACGCGGCCGGACAAGCGCGTCGGCACGGATGCGATGTGGGATCACGCCGAGCGGGTGATGGCGACGGTGCTGCGCGAGATCCAGGCGCAGAACAATCACATCAAGACCGAGATCAATCCGGGCGAAGGCGCCTTCTACGGGCCGAAGTTCGAATATGTGCTGCGCGACGCCATCGGTCGCGACTGGCAGTGCGGCACCACACAGGTCGACTTCAACCTGCCGGAGCGGTTCGGCGCGTTCTACATCGACCATGACGGCGGCAAGAAACCGCCGGTGATGGTGCATCGTGCGATCTGCGGCTCGATGGAGCGCTACATCGGCATCCTGATCGAGCACTATGCCGGCAACTTCCCGCTCTGGCTCTCGCCGGTGCAGGCGGTGGTCACCACCATCACCTCGGAAGGCGACGAATACGCCAAGCAGGTGCTGGAGCAGGCGCGGCGCGCCGGCTTGCGGGTCGAGATCGACCTGCGCAACGAGAAGATCAACTACAAGGTCCGCGAGCACTCGCTGGCCAAGATCCCGGCGTTGCTCGTGGTCGGCAAGAAGGAGGCCGAGACGCATTCGGTCTCCGTTCGCCGGCTCGGCAGCGACGGCCAGAAGGTGATGACGACCGCGGAGGCGATCGCCGCGCTGGTCGACGAGGCGACCCCGCCGGACGTCCGGCGGGCGCGCGGCGCGGCCTGA
- a CDS encoding helix-turn-helix domain-containing protein, protein MLDVSKATAVGANIRQARIAKGLTLDQLARQSDLTRGYISLVERNLKIPSLAALLRMAAALEVNVATFFDPNAEPAPRYTLFRREDGNVPLFQNTFGVVPLATGRTRKMMEPFLLSPPHKAATRASHAGEELLFVVNGRIAIKLDGEELVLGKGDCLYFSGETPHEVRSLGRQKAEVLVVVAQSPTA, encoded by the coding sequence GTGCTTGACGTCAGCAAAGCGACAGCCGTCGGGGCCAATATCCGCCAGGCGCGGATCGCCAAGGGCCTGACGCTGGATCAGCTTGCGAGGCAGAGCGATCTCACGCGCGGCTACATTTCGCTGGTCGAGCGCAACCTGAAGATCCCCTCGCTTGCGGCGCTGCTGCGGATGGCCGCGGCGCTCGAGGTCAATGTCGCGACCTTCTTCGACCCGAATGCGGAGCCCGCGCCGCGTTACACGCTGTTCCGCCGCGAGGACGGCAACGTGCCGCTGTTCCAGAACACCTTTGGCGTGGTCCCGCTGGCCACCGGCCGCACCCGCAAGATGATGGAGCCGTTCCTGCTGAGCCCGCCGCACAAGGCGGCAACGCGCGCCTCGCATGCGGGCGAGGAGTTGCTCTTCGTCGTCAACGGCAGAATCGCGATCAAGCTCGACGGCGAGGAGCTCGTCCTCGGCAAGGGCGACTGCCTGTATTTTTCAGGCGAGACGCCGCACGAAGTCAGGAGCCTCGGCCGGCAGAAGGCCGAGGTGCTGGTCGTCGTGGCCCAGAGTCCAACGGCCTAG
- the folE gene encoding GTP cyclohydrolase I FolE, producing the protein MDAAIKSIRSSKSSDRQPESRPAELDPAEFLAAAVRADQPRPARAEAEAAVKTLLAYIGENTEREGLLDTPRRVVEAFDELYQGYHQCPAEVLDRTFGETAGYDDFVLVRDIEFTSQCEHHMMPFYGKAHIAYTPVERVVGLSKLARLTDIFARRLQTQEHLTAQIAAAIDEILKPRGVAVLIEAEHTCMSVRGVAKHGASTFTSRFTGMFRDNPAEQARFLSLVRGTR; encoded by the coding sequence ATGGACGCTGCAATCAAATCCATCCGCTCCAGCAAGTCCTCCGACCGGCAGCCCGAGAGCCGCCCGGCCGAGCTTGATCCTGCCGAATTCCTCGCGGCCGCCGTCCGCGCCGACCAGCCGCGCCCCGCGCGTGCCGAGGCGGAAGCTGCGGTAAAGACGCTGCTCGCCTATATCGGCGAGAACACCGAGCGCGAGGGCCTGCTCGACACCCCGCGCCGCGTGGTCGAGGCCTTCGACGAGCTCTATCAGGGCTACCACCAGTGCCCGGCCGAGGTGCTCGACCGCACCTTTGGCGAGACCGCCGGCTATGACGACTTCGTTCTGGTGCGTGACATCGAGTTCACCTCGCAGTGCGAGCATCACATGATGCCGTTCTACGGCAAGGCGCACATCGCCTATACGCCGGTGGAGCGCGTGGTCGGTCTGTCCAAGCTCGCGCGCCTGACCGATATCTTCGCCCGCAGGCTCCAGACCCAGGAGCATCTGACGGCGCAGATCGCGGCCGCGATCGACGAGATCCTGAAGCCGCGTGGCGTTGCCGTGCTGATCGAGGCCGAGCATACCTGCATGTCGGTGCGAGGCGTCGCCAAGCATGGTGCCTCCACATTCACCAGCCGCTTCACCGGCATGTTCCGCGACAATCCGGCGGAGCAGGCCCGCTTCCTGTCCCTGGTGCGAGGCACGCGCTGA
- a CDS encoding MFS transporter produces MTVADDVTLNVAPDEAASLRRIVWSSVIGTAVEWYDFLIYGTATALVFNKVFFAAGNPTLATIAAFGTYAVGFLARPLGAAIFGHYGDRVGRKAMLAITIMVMGIGTFLIGLLPTYQQIGIAAPLLLIALRFLQGIGLGGEWGGAVLMVVENCPTHRRGLLGSVVQIGNPIGNLAAIGMFALVASLPESDFMAYGWRIPFLVSILLVGVGLYIRLNMEETAAFRQVQAKKEVASLPLVEIFRHHRRPFFTAVGLKISEIAYASIGGVFVMSYATANLGLSRTVVLNGAFAASLVALFAIPLFGWLSDLVGRKTMFYASCLFSALFAFPLFWLLNTRDPTIVICTIVVAITFGQMVGFGIGAPWYSELFSARLRYSGASLGFQVGAALSGGLTPLIAASLMAWSGGATWPVSLLLIACAAITATATTFAPEMANKELT; encoded by the coding sequence ATGACCGTAGCAGACGACGTAACCCTCAACGTAGCGCCGGACGAGGCGGCGAGCTTGCGACGGATCGTGTGGTCGAGCGTGATCGGCACTGCGGTCGAATGGTACGACTTCCTCATCTACGGCACGGCGACCGCGCTGGTGTTCAACAAGGTGTTCTTCGCGGCCGGCAACCCGACGCTCGCGACCATCGCGGCTTTCGGCACCTACGCGGTCGGCTTCCTGGCGCGGCCGCTTGGGGCCGCCATCTTCGGGCACTATGGCGACCGCGTCGGCCGCAAGGCGATGCTTGCGATCACCATCATGGTGATGGGCATCGGCACCTTCCTTATCGGACTGCTGCCGACCTACCAGCAGATCGGCATCGCCGCGCCGCTGCTCTTGATCGCCCTGCGCTTCCTCCAGGGCATCGGCCTCGGCGGTGAATGGGGCGGTGCGGTGCTGATGGTGGTCGAGAACTGCCCGACGCACCGCCGCGGCCTGCTCGGCAGTGTGGTGCAGATCGGCAATCCCATCGGCAATCTCGCCGCGATCGGCATGTTTGCGCTGGTGGCAAGCCTGCCGGAAAGCGACTTCATGGCCTATGGCTGGCGTATTCCGTTCCTGGTCTCGATCCTTCTGGTCGGTGTCGGCCTCTACATCCGCCTCAACATGGAAGAGACCGCGGCCTTCCGTCAGGTGCAGGCCAAGAAGGAGGTCGCAAGCCTTCCGCTGGTCGAGATCTTCAGGCATCACCGCAGGCCGTTCTTCACCGCGGTCGGTCTGAAGATCTCCGAGATCGCTTATGCCAGCATCGGCGGCGTGTTCGTGATGTCCTACGCCACGGCCAATCTCGGCCTGTCGCGCACGGTGGTGCTGAACGGCGCGTTCGCCGCATCGCTGGTCGCGCTGTTCGCCATTCCCTTGTTCGGCTGGCTCTCCGACCTCGTCGGCCGCAAGACGATGTTCTACGCGAGCTGCCTGTTCTCGGCGCTGTTTGCCTTCCCTCTGTTCTGGCTGCTCAATACCCGCGATCCGACCATCGTCATTTGCACCATCGTGGTTGCGATCACCTTCGGCCAGATGGTCGGTTTCGGCATTGGCGCGCCCTGGTACTCGGAGCTGTTTTCCGCGCGGCTGCGCTATAGCGGTGCCTCGCTCGGGTTTCAGGTCGGTGCTGCCCTGAGCGGCGGCTTGACGCCGCTGATCGCCGCCTCGCTGATGGCCTGGAGCGGCGGCGCCACCTGGCCGGTCTCGCTGCTGCTGATCGCCTGCGCCGCGATCACGGCGACCGCGACCACGTTCGCGCCGGAGATGGCGAACAAGGAACTGACCTGA
- the hisI gene encoding phosphoribosyl-AMP cyclohydrolase — protein MSTHSHEIEEGLSFQPRFDSAGLVTCVATDVATGDVLMVAHMNDEALRKTIATGEAWYFSRSRNALWRKGETSGQTQRVVEIRTDCDQDAVWLRVEQIGAACHTGRRSCFYRKVEAEGGGAKLVLVDAERLFDPGDVYQK, from the coding sequence GTGTCCACTCACTCCCATGAGATCGAGGAAGGGCTTTCCTTCCAGCCCCGGTTCGATTCGGCCGGCCTCGTCACTTGCGTGGCGACCGACGTCGCAACCGGCGACGTGCTGATGGTCGCTCATATGAACGACGAGGCGCTGCGCAAGACCATTGCGACGGGCGAAGCCTGGTACTTCAGCCGTTCGCGCAATGCCTTGTGGCGAAAAGGTGAGACGTCAGGTCAGACCCAGCGCGTGGTCGAGATCCGCACCGATTGCGACCAGGACGCCGTCTGGCTGCGCGTCGAGCAGATCGGCGCGGCCTGCCACACCGGCCGCCGGTCGTGCTTCTACCGCAAGGTCGAGGCCGAGGGCGGCGGGGCGAAGCTTGTGTTGGTCGACGCCGAGCGGCTGTTCGATCCCGGCGACGTCTATCAGAAGTAG
- a CDS encoding alpha/beta hydrolase — MRADRTKVPGARSRALRIGLISALVPMSLTLVQCGKAPNPTALAANSQANVQVVNQTVAKTRIASGDTFEDRFPAPQFRERFPSASESFLQRQMSDFSPKRAVQQQPPEQAPYKVASLEPQVPYQRPQREDLTTLVSMKSSAFPYFGNNPASDSPFLNISKGDRRGHRSYSGRVFWQDETYNDSRVLVHVPEHFDVRKPGVIVVFFHGNGATLERDVRDRQLVPQQITDSGANAVLLAPQMAVDAADSSAGKFWQPGGLKRFMEESANHLARLTGDPNSARAFANMPIVIVGYSGGFLPTAWSLEVGGISDRVRGVVLLDAVYGEMDKFASWIESHRSGFFVSSYTHYTARRDRELMSMLRQKGIGVSEDIDGPLRPGSVVFVETGDGITHRDYVNRAWTQYPLKDVLVKMSATPALALTRVAATTSPASSR, encoded by the coding sequence ATGCGCGCTGACCGGACCAAGGTGCCCGGCGCGCGCAGTCGTGCGCTCCGGATCGGCCTGATCTCAGCCTTGGTGCCGATGTCGCTGACGCTGGTTCAATGCGGCAAGGCGCCCAACCCGACCGCGCTCGCGGCGAACTCGCAGGCCAATGTCCAGGTCGTCAATCAGACTGTCGCCAAGACCAGGATCGCGAGCGGCGACACGTTCGAGGATCGTTTCCCCGCCCCGCAATTCAGGGAGCGCTTCCCCTCGGCGAGCGAGAGCTTCCTGCAACGGCAGATGTCGGACTTCTCGCCCAAGCGCGCGGTCCAGCAGCAACCTCCGGAGCAGGCGCCTTACAAGGTGGCCTCGCTGGAGCCGCAGGTCCCCTATCAGCGCCCGCAGCGCGAAGACCTGACGACGCTCGTCAGCATGAAGTCCTCGGCCTTCCCCTATTTCGGCAACAATCCGGCGTCCGACTCGCCCTTCCTCAACATCTCCAAGGGCGATCGCCGCGGCCACCGCAGCTATTCCGGGCGCGTGTTCTGGCAGGACGAGACCTACAACGACAGCCGCGTGCTGGTGCATGTCCCCGAACATTTCGACGTGCGCAAGCCGGGCGTGATCGTGGTGTTCTTCCACGGCAATGGCGCCACTCTCGAACGCGACGTGCGCGACCGCCAGCTGGTGCCGCAGCAGATCACCGATTCCGGCGCCAACGCCGTGCTGCTTGCACCCCAGATGGCGGTCGATGCGGCCGATTCCAGCGCCGGAAAATTCTGGCAGCCGGGCGGCCTCAAGCGTTTCATGGAGGAATCGGCCAACCACCTCGCCCGCCTCACCGGCGATCCCAACAGTGCCCGCGCCTTCGCCAACATGCCGATCGTCATTGTCGGCTATAGCGGTGGCTTCCTGCCGACCGCCTGGAGCCTCGAGGTCGGCGGCATCAGTGATCGCGTCCGCGGCGTCGTGCTGCTCGACGCCGTCTACGGTGAAATGGACAAGTTCGCCTCCTGGATCGAGAGCCACCGCTCCGGCTTCTTCGTCAGCTCCTATACCCACTACACCGCACGGCGCGACCGCGAGCTGATGAGCATGCTCCGGCAGAAGGGCATCGGCGTCTCCGAGGACATCGATGGACCGCTGCGTCCCGGCAGCGTGGTGTTCGTGGAAACCGGCGATGGCATCACCCACCGCGACTACGTCAACCGCGCCTGGACGCAATATCCGCTCAAGGACGTGCTGGTGAAGATGTCCGCGACGCCCGCACTGGCGCTGACGCGCGTAGCGGCCACCACGTCGCCGGCGTCGAGCCGATAA
- a CDS encoding GrlR family regulatory protein, translating to MRQGLYKADFHTVHGTGCGVVYVIDGKMRGGNSAFAFIGTYTGAGDSIKVKISTERYNDDPSFKALFGVDRITLTLSGREDGDTAEFEGTALQVPGVAFRAVLSRISD from the coding sequence GTGCGTCAGGGACTGTACAAGGCCGACTTCCACACGGTTCATGGAACCGGCTGCGGCGTCGTCTATGTGATCGACGGCAAGATGCGCGGCGGCAATTCCGCCTTCGCCTTCATCGGCACCTACACCGGCGCAGGCGATAGCATCAAGGTCAAGATCTCGACCGAGCGCTACAATGACGATCCGTCCTTCAAGGCGCTGTTCGGGGTCGACCGGATCACGCTGACGCTCAGCGGCCGCGAAGACGGCGACACAGCCGAATTCGAAGGCACCGCGCTGCAAGTGCCTGGCGTTGCCTTCAGGGCCGTGCTGAGCCGGATCAGCGATTAG
- the yidD gene encoding membrane protein insertion efficiency factor YidD: MKHSACEHCSNPVEGVVLLPRRFGRALIWLYRHTLSPLVGYNCRHLPTCSVYGDEAIERFGLWAGGWMTLARLLRCNPFGTSGIDNVPLAAPPSARWYLPWRYARWRGVNAS; encoded by the coding sequence ATGAAGCATTCAGCCTGCGAGCATTGTTCCAATCCCGTCGAGGGCGTCGTGCTGCTCCCGCGCAGATTCGGCCGCGCGCTGATCTGGCTGTACCGGCATACGCTGTCGCCGCTGGTCGGATACAACTGCCGGCACCTGCCGACCTGCTCGGTCTATGGCGACGAGGCGATCGAGCGATTTGGTCTCTGGGCGGGCGGCTGGATGACGCTGGCGCGGCTGTTGCGGTGCAACCCCTTCGGTACGTCAGGCATCGACAACGTGCCGCTTGCCGCTCCGCCGAGCGCACGCTGGTACCTGCCCTGGCGCTACGCCCGCTGGCGCGGCGTCAACGCCTCTTAA
- a CDS encoding MOSC domain-containing protein: MLDIISAGSAQSAARLGWTGVVRFLHLAPRAFLPMRSVDSINLVAGRGIEGDRYMIGNEDGFYSHKPEEGRQVTLFELETLIALKRDANIELGPEEHRRNVTVEGVPLNHLVGRRFWLGETLLEATRLSIPCRHIEEITGKAIFDPLINRSGLNCKILQGGIVRVGDTVRNLA; the protein is encoded by the coding sequence ATGCTCGACATCATCAGCGCCGGATCGGCGCAGAGCGCAGCTCGCCTCGGCTGGACCGGCGTGGTGCGCTTCCTTCATCTCGCCCCACGCGCGTTCCTGCCGATGCGCTCCGTGGATTCGATCAACCTCGTCGCCGGCAGAGGCATCGAGGGCGACCGCTACATGATCGGCAACGAAGATGGCTTTTACTCGCATAAGCCCGAAGAGGGCCGGCAGGTCACGCTGTTCGAACTCGAGACGCTGATCGCGCTCAAGCGCGACGCCAATATCGAGCTCGGCCCCGAGGAGCACCGGCGCAATGTCACGGTGGAGGGCGTACCCTTGAACCATCTGGTCGGCCGCCGCTTCTGGCTGGGCGAGACCCTGCTGGAAGCAACGCGGCTGTCGATACCCTGCCGGCACATCGAGGAGATCACCGGCAAGGCGATCTTCGATCCCCTGATCAACCGCTCCGGCCTCAACTGCAAGATCCTGCAAGGCGGCATCGTCAGGGTCGGCGACACCGTGCGGAATCTCGCATGA